One Candidatus Campbellbacteria bacterium genomic region harbors:
- the gatA gene encoding Asp-tRNA(Asn)/Glu-tRNA(Gln) amidotransferase subunit GatA: MIDVTTLSIADARKKLDAKEFTAVELLDACLENIKTKDGEIHALLEVFADARDMAVRADAMIAEGKSTLLTGIPIVLKDNMLYTGHTATAGSKILEGYVAPYDATVVVKLKEVGAVIVGRANMDEFAMGSSTEQSAYGATKNPLDTSRVPGGSSGGSAASVLSGMALASLGSDTGGSIRQPAALCGLVGLKPTYGSVSRHGLIALGSSLDVIGPFGKTVTDVESVFKTIAGKDAMDSTTVDENDYTQSPKPKAQSSKKIGVPRKFLEEYTLRNDVQKNFDAALKKLAELGYELVDIELPLVKYSVPTYYVILPAEASSNLARFDGVKYGLHTEGADLIADYFKTRGAGFGSEPRRRIMIGTYVLSSGYYDAYYNKANAVRRGITQDFKNAFTHCDVIITPTTAGPAFKLGSKVNDPVAMYLEDIFTVSSNHTGMPAMSIPSGTVEEDGVQLPLGVQLIAPHMEEDRLFAVGKKFLGEE; the protein is encoded by the coding sequence ATGATTGACGTCACCACACTTTCTATTGCAGATGCACGAAAGAAACTCGACGCAAAAGAATTCACTGCGGTGGAACTTTTGGATGCGTGTCTTGAAAATATCAAAACAAAAGATGGTGAGATTCACGCGCTCCTTGAAGTGTTTGCAGATGCGCGTGACATGGCCGTGCGCGCAGATGCGATGATCGCTGAAGGGAAGAGCACACTTCTCACAGGAATTCCCATTGTCCTTAAAGACAACATGCTCTACACGGGTCACACAGCAACTGCGGGTTCAAAAATTCTTGAAGGGTACGTTGCACCATACGATGCAACGGTTGTTGTTAAACTTAAAGAAGTGGGAGCGGTGATTGTAGGTCGTGCGAACATGGATGAGTTTGCCATGGGGAGCTCAACCGAACAATCGGCATACGGGGCGACAAAAAATCCACTTGATACATCACGTGTTCCTGGAGGTTCATCGGGCGGTTCGGCCGCATCTGTTCTTTCGGGCATGGCACTTGCGTCCCTGGGCTCAGATACAGGTGGTTCCATTCGTCAGCCGGCTGCACTTTGCGGTCTCGTTGGTTTAAAGCCAACATACGGAAGTGTGTCGCGTCACGGATTGATTGCTCTCGGTTCGTCATTGGATGTGATTGGCCCATTTGGAAAAACAGTTACTGATGTTGAATCGGTGTTTAAGACAATTGCAGGAAAGGACGCTATGGATAGCACGACAGTGGATGAAAATGATTATACCCAAAGCCCAAAGCCCAAAGCTCAAAGCTCAAAGAAGATAGGGGTTCCAAGGAAATTTCTTGAAGAATACACACTTCGTAATGATGTTCAAAAGAATTTTGATGCCGCACTGAAAAAACTTGCAGAACTTGGCTATGAACTTGTTGATATTGAACTTCCTCTAGTAAAGTACTCCGTACCAACGTATTACGTTATTTTGCCTGCAGAAGCATCTTCAAACTTAGCTCGTTTTGATGGCGTGAAATATGGGCTTCATACAGAGGGCGCTGATTTGATTGCTGACTATTTTAAAACACGAGGCGCGGGATTTGGTTCTGAGCCGCGCCGTCGCATTATGATTGGGACGTATGTGTTGTCGTCGGGATATTACGACGCCTACTACAACAAGGCGAATGCAGTACGACGAGGTATCACGCAAGACTTTAAGAATGCATTTACACACTGTGATGTTATCATTACACCAACGACCGCAGGTCCTGCATTTAAACTCGGAAGTAAGGTGAATGATCCCGTGGCGATGTATCTCGAAGATATTTTTACTGTTTCATCAAATCACACAGGTATGCCAGCAATGTCGATTCCTTCGGGTACGGTTGAGGAAGATGGTGTACAACTACCTCTCGGGGTTCAGTTGATTGCACCGCACATGGAGGAGGACCGATTGTTTGCGGTTGGAAAGAAATTCTTAGGCGAGGAATAA
- the gatC gene encoding Asp-tRNA(Asn)/Glu-tRNA(Gln) amidotransferase subunit GatC, producing MTISKEDIEKLAQLARIELPESEKDALVKDMDNIIAFVDELKTADVNLDDHATVGIPHNILREDAHPHEGGEYTEALLHNAPAREGNFVKVKNIL from the coding sequence ATGACTATTTCTAAAGAAGACATTGAAAAACTCGCGCAATTGGCTCGTATTGAGCTCCCCGAATCCGAGAAGGATGCGTTGGTAAAGGATATGGATAATATCATTGCCTTCGTGGATGAGCTTAAAACAGCGGACGTAAACTTAGATGATCATGCGACTGTGGGAATACCACACAACATACTCAGAGAGGATGCGCATCCACACGAGGGCGGAGAGTACACTGAGGCGCTTTTACATAATGCACCTGCGCGCGAAGGAAACTTTGTGAAGGTAAAAAACATTCTATGA
- the ligA gene encoding NAD-dependent DNA ligase LigA: MASKQAQTHYYKLLAEVQKHARLYHELDAPEISDEAYDALVRELLQLEKKHPELKGADTPTEKVGGAPSEAFAKVRHEVSQYSFDNVFTHEELIEWDARVKRFLEKEGVKQKPTYCAELKIDGLKVVLTYIKGKLVLAATRGDGEIGENITHTARVIASVPHTLHEAIDVIAVGEVWLGEKELHRINTEKEKRGEQVFANTRNAAAGSLRQLDASVTASRKLETFVYDVERISSSHNTNTQLQELRVLKELGFSVNPLCALCTDVAQIETYYQDALRKRSSLPYHIDGVVIKVNEKELQEALGFTAKAPRFGIAYKFPAQQVTTVVEDIVLQVGRTGVLTPVAHLTPILVGGAVVSRATLHNEDFIADLDIRVGDTVVLQRAGDVIPEVVQVLKDLRTGKEKKWKFPTHVALCGGDGSVERVPGQAAWKCKYTGSFVQNKRRFEHFVGKHAFDIDGLGKEQVKLFLENGLISDFADIFTITKGDLLSLPRFAEKSADNLITSIEKAKKVTLARLLIGLSIEHVGEETAIDIAKHFKTLEKISSVSKEELEAIDGVGEIVAQSVYEWFRNAENKKLLTQLFKYITIESVKDEIQGTKLKGQTFVLTGTLPTLSRDEAKEIIRANGGSVSGSVSKKTDYVVAGEEAGTKLDEAKKLGVKVISEKEFMSLTA, from the coding sequence ATGGCGTCTAAACAGGCACAAACACACTACTACAAGCTTTTGGCAGAAGTGCAAAAACATGCTCGTTTGTACCACGAGCTCGATGCACCTGAAATAAGTGATGAAGCGTACGATGCATTAGTGCGCGAACTTTTGCAATTGGAGAAAAAGCACCCCGAGTTAAAAGGTGCTGATACGCCGACAGAAAAAGTCGGAGGCGCACCATCGGAAGCGTTTGCAAAAGTGCGTCATGAAGTTTCGCAGTATTCGTTTGATAACGTGTTTACACATGAGGAACTTATTGAGTGGGATGCACGAGTAAAACGATTCTTGGAAAAAGAAGGTGTGAAACAAAAGCCTACATACTGTGCTGAACTTAAAATTGATGGACTAAAAGTGGTACTTACGTATATAAAAGGAAAACTGGTACTTGCTGCAACGCGGGGAGATGGAGAGATTGGAGAAAATATTACGCACACAGCGCGGGTGATTGCATCGGTTCCGCATACATTACACGAAGCAATCGACGTTATCGCAGTTGGGGAAGTGTGGCTTGGTGAAAAGGAGTTGCATCGTATAAACACCGAAAAAGAAAAGCGAGGTGAACAGGTATTTGCAAATACACGAAATGCTGCGGCGGGGTCACTCCGTCAACTTGATGCATCAGTGACAGCTTCGCGAAAGTTGGAGACATTTGTGTACGATGTCGAACGTATTTCTTCTTCACATAATACAAATACACAGCTACAAGAGCTCCGGGTACTCAAAGAACTCGGCTTTTCAGTCAACCCACTTTGTGCACTATGTACAGATGTTGCGCAGATTGAAACATACTACCAAGATGCACTACGCAAACGTTCGTCGTTGCCATATCACATTGATGGTGTGGTGATAAAGGTCAACGAAAAAGAGTTGCAAGAAGCTCTTGGATTTACAGCAAAGGCGCCACGATTTGGTATTGCGTATAAATTTCCTGCCCAGCAGGTGACAACAGTTGTAGAAGATATTGTGTTACAGGTTGGACGCACGGGTGTGCTCACACCTGTTGCGCATCTCACGCCTATTCTTGTGGGTGGTGCCGTTGTGTCACGTGCGACACTTCACAATGAAGACTTCATTGCTGATTTAGACATTCGTGTGGGGGACACTGTGGTGTTGCAACGTGCTGGTGACGTGATTCCAGAGGTGGTGCAGGTATTGAAAGATTTACGTACAGGAAAAGAGAAGAAGTGGAAGTTTCCGACGCACGTGGCGTTGTGTGGTGGAGATGGTTCTGTTGAGCGTGTACCTGGGCAAGCGGCGTGGAAGTGTAAATATACAGGTTCATTTGTTCAAAACAAAAGACGATTCGAACACTTTGTTGGTAAACATGCGTTTGATATTGATGGGCTTGGAAAAGAGCAAGTAAAATTATTTTTGGAGAATGGACTCATTTCTGATTTTGCTGATATTTTCACCATTACCAAAGGAGATTTGTTGAGTTTGCCGAGATTTGCCGAAAAATCTGCGGACAACCTCATTACATCAATTGAAAAAGCAAAAAAAGTAACGCTTGCGCGATTATTGATTGGACTTTCCATTGAACACGTTGGTGAAGAAACGGCGATCGATATTGCAAAGCATTTTAAAACATTAGAAAAAATTTCAAGTGTATCAAAAGAAGAACTGGAAGCAATTGACGGAGTGGGGGAGATTGTTGCACAATCGGTATATGAATGGTTTAGGAATGCAGAAAACAAAAAACTCCTCACACAACTTTTTAAGTACATCACCATTGAGAGTGTAAAAGACGAAATACAAGGTACAAAACTAAAAGGACAAACATTCGTGCTTACAGGAACTCTTCCAACACTTTCTCGTGATGAGGCAAAAGAAATAATTCGAGCAAACGGCGGGAGTGTTTCAGGTTCCGTATCCAAAAAAACCGATTACGTAGTGGCGGGGGAGGAAGCGGGGACAAAACTCGATGAAGCAAAAAAGCTTGGTGTAAAGGTTATTTCAGAGAAGGAATTCATGTCTTTAACAGCATGA
- a CDS encoding LamG domain-containing protein encodes MLISSLLLSVGLAIFNITYKEFILTAGVRESEGAFYAADSALECALYWDYIHGNSGTPAFGFYGDSLASGLAGYWRFEEGDTNFDKAIDSSGQGNQGTVIGGQTRADGYIGNALAFNGSGDYMNVGHVRGLSFSDGEETSHTVSAWVYINNLPSGESKVPPKEWILLIGEDTSGHGWTIDSTGTFSAGDQNGGTTVTGALGTGAWHHVVITYGGSELDGYIDGEVFDAKKAASLFSGLNGTQPLTLGKPFPEEGDDVFLDGMLDDVRIYNRVLSVAEIEKLHEGSPHNEFVPPVPQYVDNKEGTAGIQLSCSEQVINDPNTGWNTDEKGQNKGWDVVTDENNPNYSQTTFDMTFSDDTCALVTVTKQAASETISSTEIISRGYNTCSMSSTRRLERALKATY; translated from the coding sequence ATGCTTATTTCGTCACTTCTCCTTTCCGTTGGATTGGCAATTTTTAATATTACGTACAAGGAATTTATTTTGACTGCAGGTGTACGTGAATCAGAAGGAGCATTTTATGCGGCGGACTCGGCACTTGAGTGTGCACTGTATTGGGATTACATACATGGAAATAGCGGCACCCCCGCTTTCGGGTTTTATGGTGATTCACTTGCCAGTGGGTTGGCAGGGTACTGGCGATTTGAAGAAGGGGATACAAATTTTGATAAGGCGATTGATAGTAGTGGGCAAGGAAATCAAGGTACTGTTATTGGTGGTCAAACTCGAGCAGATGGATATATTGGAAATGCACTCGCGTTTAACGGTTCAGGTGATTACATGAACGTTGGGCATGTAAGAGGACTATCGTTCTCTGACGGCGAAGAGACTTCACATACGGTAAGTGCTTGGGTGTATATCAACAACCTACCTTCAGGTGAATCAAAAGTTCCTCCGAAGGAATGGATTTTACTTATTGGCGAAGACACGAGCGGACATGGATGGACTATTGATTCAACGGGGACATTTTCTGCTGGAGATCAAAATGGTGGGACGACTGTGACAGGGGCATTGGGAACGGGTGCATGGCATCATGTTGTGATTACGTATGGTGGAAGTGAGCTTGATGGGTATATAGATGGGGAAGTATTTGATGCGAAAAAAGCTGCAAGTTTGTTTTCTGGACTGAATGGTACACAACCTCTTACGTTAGGAAAACCGTTTCCTGAAGAGGGGGATGATGTGTTTTTGGATGGTATGCTCGATGATGTTCGTATATATAACCGAGTGCTCTCTGTTGCTGAAATTGAAAAATTACATGAAGGTTCGCCACACAATGAATTTGTTCCACCAGTTCCACAGTATGTTGATAACAAGGAAGGTACTGCAGGGATTCAGTTGAGTTGTTCTGAACAGGTGATAAATGATCCGAATACGGGATGGAATACTGACGAGAAAGGACAAAATAAAGGATGGGATGTTGTTACGGATGAAAATAATCCAAACTATTCTCAAACAACATTTGATATGACGTTTAGTGATGATACGTGTGCGCTCGTAACGGTAACAAAACAAGCGGCCTCCGAAACTATTTCATCGACAGAAATTATTTCTCGCGGGTATAATACATGCTCTATGAGTAGTACTCGACGACTTGAACGAGCTCTTAAGGCGACATACTAG
- a CDS encoding type II secretion system protein, protein MSAGFTLVEMIVAVFIFSVVMIVASTSVVTMLDANRKAQATKTVMNNLNFALDSMTRAIRVGTDYGCGSAKTCPDGSTEFSFMDRDGRQVTYAFSQPRGSEKGSIERDVGDGSGFLPVTAPDVDIDTFMFYLVGDGASEQPRVLVIIRGTAGKTERTKVAFDLETLITQRFLERVE, encoded by the coding sequence ATGTCCGCTGGGTTCACGCTCGTTGAAATGATTGTTGCGGTATTCATTTTTTCCGTGGTTATGATTGTTGCATCAACATCTGTGGTGACTATGCTTGACGCAAATAGAAAAGCACAAGCTACAAAAACAGTGATGAACAATCTTAATTTTGCACTAGATTCTATGACGCGCGCCATTCGTGTGGGAACTGACTATGGGTGCGGAAGTGCAAAAACATGTCCTGACGGCTCCACCGAATTTTCTTTTATGGACAGGGACGGCAGACAGGTGACGTATGCATTTTCACAACCAAGAGGTTCGGAAAAAGGATCCATTGAAAGAGATGTGGGTGATGGAAGTGGGTTTCTTCCGGTAACTGCACCTGATGTGGATATTGATACGTTTATGTTTTACCTTGTTGGTGATGGGGCCTCCGAGCAGCCACGTGTACTGGTGATTATTCGAGGAACGGCAGGAAAGACGGAGCGAACAAAAGTGGCGTTTGATTTAGAAACACTCATTACGCAAAGATTTTTGGAGAGAGTAGAGTAG
- a CDS encoding type II secretion system protein, translating to MYTKKTQKTSNIQYPISSICRAGFTLVELIVTVSIIALISTVVLVRNGQFDNEVLLADVAYDVALSVRQAQNYGINVLGQGNEFDFPYGVYFEPDMTTYTLFQDKASTDYRYTPDEETLETFTLGRGFTVARICTDVSSLDACDVSRIENATIIFKRPNPDAIINADEKGGSAMGAVGIELVAPRGGSRFIVVRSTGQISVTQLQAAESGGIDVVQ from the coding sequence ATGTACACAAAAAAAACACAAAAAACTTCCAATATCCAGTATCCAATATCCAGTATCTGCCGTGCCGGGTTCACTCTCGTTGAGCTTATTGTTACGGTGAGCATTATTGCGCTTATCTCAACGGTTGTGTTGGTGCGCAATGGTCAATTTGACAACGAAGTGCTTTTAGCAGATGTTGCGTACGATGTTGCACTCTCTGTGAGGCAGGCACAAAACTATGGTATTAACGTACTTGGACAGGGCAATGAGTTCGATTTTCCATACGGTGTGTATTTTGAACCTGATATGACAACCTACACACTTTTTCAGGATAAGGCATCGACAGATTATCGCTATACTCCAGACGAAGAAACTCTTGAAACATTTACACTGGGACGCGGATTTACCGTTGCTCGTATTTGTACCGACGTATCGAGTCTTGATGCGTGTGATGTAAGTAGGATAGAGAATGCAACAATTATATTTAAGCGTCCAAATCCTGATGCAATTATTAATGCAGATGAAAAAGGCGGAAGTGCGATGGGCGCCGTTGGAATTGAGTTGGTTGCGCCACGTGGGGGCAGTCGGTTTATAGTCGTGCGCTCAACAGGACAAATTTCAGTAACGCAACTCCAAGCGGCGGAGTCGGGAGGAATAGACGTGGTGCAGTAG
- a CDS encoding prepilin peptidase — protein sequence MEFLSFFFIFCLGAIVGSFLNVVILRHNTGRTVAGRSGCAQCGEQLQWFELLPLVSFLIQKGKCRTCGSKISWQYPLVELLTAVLFVLSYATFGVENIVGLVTSFVIWSLLVVILVYDIHHKIIPNAFVYAFIALSFGALFVTSTWIPTLELPTLMDMLAGPLIAFPFAFLWFVSGGRWMGFGDAKLSLGIGWILGITGGISAVFFAFWIGAVVSIALVCAEHLRHSHARALSDAHERFTMKSEVPFAPFLILGFALVFFWQINLIAILLG from the coding sequence ATGGAATTTCTTTCGTTCTTCTTTATTTTTTGTCTCGGTGCAATCGTTGGAAGTTTTCTCAACGTGGTCATTCTCCGCCACAACACAGGACGTACTGTTGCGGGTCGTTCGGGGTGCGCACAGTGTGGAGAGCAGTTGCAGTGGTTTGAATTGCTTCCTCTTGTCAGCTTTCTGATACAAAAAGGGAAGTGCCGTACCTGTGGCTCAAAAATCTCATGGCAGTATCCGCTTGTTGAACTTTTGACCGCAGTGCTGTTTGTGCTGTCGTACGCAACGTTTGGAGTAGAAAACATTGTTGGTCTTGTCACCTCGTTTGTCATCTGGTCACTTCTTGTGGTTATTCTTGTGTATGACATACACCACAAAATAATTCCCAATGCGTTTGTATATGCGTTCATCGCTCTTTCGTTTGGTGCACTTTTTGTAACGAGTACCTGGATTCCCACACTTGAACTGCCAACACTCATGGACATGCTTGCTGGTCCATTGATTGCATTTCCGTTTGCATTTTTGTGGTTCGTTTCAGGAGGACGATGGATGGGATTTGGTGATGCAAAACTTTCTTTAGGTATTGGTTGGATTCTTGGAATAACAGGAGGTATTTCTGCAGTCTTTTTTGCGTTTTGGATTGGTGCCGTAGTGAGTATCGCACTTGTATGTGCTGAGCATCTACGACATTCGCATGCTCGTGCATTGTCTGACGCGCATGAACGCTTTACAATGAAGAGCGAAGTTCCATTTGCACCGTTTCTTATTCTTGGTTTTGCACTCGTCTTTTTCTGGCAGATTAATTTGATAGCGATTTTGTTGGGGTAG
- a CDS encoding type II secretion system protein, whose translation MKKFTRGFTLIELLVVIAIIGILSSVVLASLNSAREKARDAKRISDIKQIQLALELYADSHAGLYPAATSSLVTTYMPSWPVAPAGSPAGYQYAGLATTGTACNSYHVGVLLEQTTHTALNSDSNATAGTACSGSDADFNGTAAGVYDLKP comes from the coding sequence ATGAAGAAATTCACACGAGGTTTTACCCTCATCGAGTTGCTTGTCGTGATTGCAATCATCGGCATCCTCTCATCAGTTGTTTTGGCATCTCTTAATAGTGCACGTGAAAAGGCACGTGATGCAAAGCGTATCTCAGATATTAAACAGATTCAGTTGGCACTTGAACTCTATGCAGATTCACACGCTGGTCTATATCCGGCAGCCACGTCTTCATTGGTAACCACATACATGCCTTCATGGCCAGTTGCTCCTGCTGGATCACCTGCTGGATACCAATACGCAGGACTTGCTACAACTGGTACAGCATGTAACTCTTATCACGTTGGAGTGCTTCTTGAACAAACAACTCATACAGCACTTAACAGTGATTCAAATGCAACCGCAGGGACGGCATGTTCTGGCAGTGATGCAGATTTCAACGGAACAGCCGCTGGAGTGTACGACCTCAAGCCGTAA